The following coding sequences are from one Verrucomicrobiota bacterium window:
- a CDS encoding putative peptidoglycan glycosyltransferase FtsW has protein sequence MSKAKKEAPNPGHSFYQRLLIIISVSTLILIGLISIFSATQSLDAGSYKFLERQIMWLGISVVSGVFVSLVDLDRLKKLVPLAALFAVVVLIAVLIPKIGHLVNGSRRWITFGSIGFQPSEFAKIPFVFLIAYYLSTNQRYLKTLMRGFAIPLGMIGVFCVLVILEPDFGTCALYGAVGVMLLFLAGTRLTYLIPSVIGGGTLFVYLIFQDAVRLRRLMSFLDVEANKLGGAYQLHQGRMAMGNGGMTGVGAGDGRFQNSFLPEAHTDFIFSIIGEEFGFMVTCLIVVLFMIIFCTIIFSMRRAPNLFQGLLVLGSLLMIAMQALINMGVVTGLLPTKGMSLPFISYGGSNLVVMCVFTGVLINCLRSWESLPIRTERRKLVEIRG, from the coding sequence ATGAGTAAAGCCAAAAAAGAAGCACCTAATCCTGGTCATTCTTTCTATCAACGATTACTGATCATTATCAGTGTTTCTACGCTCATATTAATTGGATTGATATCCATCTTTAGTGCAACCCAATCACTGGATGCGGGTTCCTACAAATTCCTCGAACGTCAAATCATGTGGCTTGGCATTTCTGTCGTAAGTGGAGTGTTTGTTTCCCTGGTGGATCTCGATCGTTTGAAAAAGTTGGTTCCCTTGGCAGCCTTGTTTGCCGTAGTTGTATTGATTGCGGTGCTCATACCCAAGATTGGACATTTGGTAAATGGAAGTCGCCGTTGGATAACCTTTGGTTCGATTGGTTTTCAACCATCCGAATTTGCCAAGATTCCGTTTGTATTTTTGATAGCCTATTACCTGAGTACGAACCAGCGGTATTTGAAGACGTTGATGCGTGGTTTTGCCATTCCCCTTGGAATGATCGGAGTGTTTTGTGTACTAGTTATTCTGGAGCCTGACTTTGGTACGTGTGCGCTCTATGGTGCAGTCGGAGTGATGCTATTGTTTTTAGCCGGAACTCGTCTCACTTATCTGATTCCTAGCGTTATCGGAGGTGGAACTTTATTCGTGTATTTGATATTCCAGGATGCAGTACGATTGCGTCGCCTGATGTCGTTCCTGGATGTGGAAGCTAATAAGCTCGGTGGAGCTTATCAACTCCATCAGGGCCGGATGGCTATGGGAAATGGTGGCATGACGGGAGTAGGTGCCGGAGACGGACGTTTTCAAAACAGCTTTTTGCCTGAAGCGCATACCGATTTTATTTTTTCTATCATCGGTGAAGAATTCGGCTTTATGGTCACCTGCCTTATAGTCGTACTATTTATGATCATTTTTTGCACTATCATTTTCTCGATGAGACGTGCGCCGAATCTCTTCCAAGGCTTACTTGTGTTGGGTTCGTTGCTGATGATTGCCATGCAGGCATTGATCAATATGGGTGTAGTTACCGGGCTTTTGCCCACCAAAGGAATGTCTCTTCCGTTTATTAGTTATGGTGGATCAAACCTTGTGGTCATGTGTGTGTTTACTGGAGTGCTGATCAACTGTCTTCGAAGTTGGGAAAGTCTTCCCATACGGACAGAGCGGCGGAAACTTGTTGAGATTCGGGGCTAA